The genomic segment AGGCCGCCTCGTGTTTCTTAAGCTTCAGGCGCAGTTGCTTGACATCTTCCAAACTCTCGAGTTTGGGATCCAGTTCCAGGGCAAGGGCGAGTTCCACAGAGGCCCGTTCGGTTTTACCAAGGGCTGCGGACACCACCGCCATGTGAAGATGAACCTCGGCGTTTTGCGGTGCTCCCTGGATAGCTTCTTGTAGAAGTCCGCCGGCCTTCTCGTCGTTGCCGGTCAAGTGGCAGATCCATCCTAGAGTATCGGCGATGTTGGGATTCCCTTTGGCAAGGCTGTATGCCTTCTCTGCGAGCGGGAGCGCCTCCTGCGGGGAATTGCGATGCACTGCCAGCGCATAGGCCAGGTTGTTGAGGGCGATCGGATTGTCGGGCGCCAATTCCACGACCTTGCTGTAGCGCGCAAAGGCCTTGTCATATTCTCTGTCTTGATCGTAGATCGTGGCCAGCAAGAGCTGAGCAGATGCGAGACGGCTGTCACGCGCAGTCGCATCCTCGAGCGCCTCACGTGCTCCAGCATAATCCTGCTTGCTCATGCGCACCTCGGCGCGGAGAAGGAGCCTGACCGTGTCGGGAAGAACCGCAGCCTGCCTGAACAGTGGGACAGAAAAAAAGCGCAGCCGCCGTTCCGAGAAATACCGTGGCAGTTCCGTCCCCGAATCGATTCCAGGGTCAATCTGCGGGCCGGTCAGAAATCTCGATCTATGAGGAGCACAGAGCGGATCACCCACAATAATGGTCTGCCAGCTCAGAAAGGGCATTGCCAGGTAATAGGATTCGATCAGGTTGAAGCCCGACAGGTAAGCGGGAAACAGGATCTGCGGCCGAATTGTCGCCTCGAGATAAGGCTCTGCCACATGAGCCGCCACCCCCGTTACTCCATCCCGGATCAAGTCGCCCGCCAGTGACTGCGGAGATCCCGCAAACTTCGGGCTCTTGTCATCCCAGGGCCCTACCTGCCAGTCCGGCGGGGGTTCGGTGAACGTCCTGCCGTCCGAACTCACAAACATCGCAGCGAGCGCCCCGGGAACGAAGCCGAGACTAAAATGCCGGATGCGGATCGCCGGATCGTTTGAACCCCAGGAGTAATATCCAAGGACGCCGTTCTGCTCGCGTAGGATGTTGCTGCCGGTATCCAGGATGGCCCGATCTTTGAATCCATTCGCGTTCAGCCAGTCGGCGGCAACCTGCAGCCAGCTGTCCCCCTTGTCGTTCGGCGATCCCTTCTGATCCAGCAGAATCTTCCCTTCAGCCGAGGGAGCAAAGCCCCGGTCAATGAGGGCACGGATGTCGGCGCTCGTGTAGCCATCGAGCCGGCAGACCAGGAAAATATCAAAGGCCTCGTGGCTGAACTGGGACGCGCGGCCGACGGGTGCGTCGCCCAAGAAATAGGGATTGCTGATGCGGCCGGCGGCCGGAACCTGCTGACCCACCAGTTTGCGGTATAAAAGCGTAAGCTCCGAATCAACGCTCGCGACCGTTCCGTCCGCACCATTTGTTCCCGCAACGCGCAGAGGAATTCCCTTGGTGAGGACGATATAGAGAATGCGATCCTGGGCCGAGTTGCGATTCAGCCAGGCGCTGATGGGTCTCTCAATCTGGAGCGTGAAGTCGTCGCGTGAGATTTCGTCGCTGAGAGTTGTCCGTATGCGGAGGATATTCTGAGATGGCACGCCACGCTTTTGGGCATAATATTGACCGACTTCCAGCGAAAGCGGGCTCGATTCATTCAGCACCAGCAGCACGTTTTCGGGGGATTGGGCTTGAACGGCAACAGCGAGAAGCAGGATCGGCAGAATAAGTTTTATGGGTCTCATCGGGCCCTCATGGTAGCATAAAAAACCTGACCGCACGCAGCGCGAAGAACTCTGAGAGAGTGGATGATAAGACACCCGGCAATACCTTACATAGCACCATTTGCGCTGTTTCTGTTTTTCCTCGCCATCCGAGGATATCTGCCTCACGAATACGCTGTCCGTGTGCTGGTGACCACAGCAGTATTATTAATATTCTCCAGGGGCGTTGTCTCCCTGCGTCCGTTGCGGCCGGCATCCAGCATCCTGGCCGGTGTGCTGGTCTTTGCCGTATGGATCGGCCCCGATCTCATCTGGCCGGCTTATCGACAGCACTGGCTATTTCATAACATTCTCACCGGAGCCGCCCGGAGTTCCCTGCCGGAAAATATTCGCACCGACCGACTCTTCCTGCTGTTTCGCATCGCCGGGACCGTCCTCCTCGTGCCAGTCATTGAGGAGCTTTTTTGGCGGGGCTGGTTGATGCGCTACCTGATCTCCCCAGACTTCCAGAAGATCCGGCTCGGCGCCTATGCGGCGCTCTCGTTCTGGCTCACGGCGGTGCTTTTTGCCAGCGAGCACGGTCCCTATTGGGACGTGGGGTTGCTCGCCGGGATCGTTTACAACTGGTGGATGATACGCACCGGCAGCCTGGGCGATTGCATCCTGGCGCATGCGATTACGAACGGCTGCCTCGCGGCTTATGTCCTGGCTGCGGGACAATGGCAGTATTGGCTCTAAAAAAACAAAAGCAGCCAGGAAGACCACAAATGATAGGAACCTCTTGTTGGGCGTGATTATTGCAATCAGTGGCTGCCTTTGTTTTTATGGCCTCTTCCAGCCCCCAATCAAAAGCCCCTGAACCGAAGAATCTGTGACATGTAACACAGGAGAAGCGCAGTTCTGCAGCGATAATAGGCAATGGAGAGATGGAGTTTATCCTGGCCAAGCGCTAGACTCTGGCAAGATCCGCATGATCGGCCGATTGGAGAGGAGTATGGTTAGTTTGAGACAGATCTGTCGTCGCTCCTGCAAACTCGTTTTCGCCACTCTGCTTTTCTGTGCTTGCAGCGCCTCGGCCCTTGCGGTTGATATCACAATTGCATGGGATCCGAACAGCGAAGCTGACCTCGCCGGATACAAGATCTATTACGGAACGGCATCCGGCGTCTACGGTACTCCCATAACCATAGGCACTCAAACCACTTACACGATAACCGGCCTGCCTCCCGGCACCTACTATGTCGCCGTCACCGCCTACAACACGCTGGGCGTTGAAAGCGGCTTCTCCAACGAAGTCTCGACCGCCTCATCTCCGCCCCCCACGGCCAGCAAGTGCGACATCAACAACGATGGCGCTACCAACGCTCTCGACCTCCAAGTTATGATCAACGCGATTCTGGGAATCCAGCCCCTTTCCGGTAAGGGCGATCTCAATGGAGACGGCAGGGTCGACGTGCTCGACTTGCAGATCCTTGGCAATGTGATTCTCGGCATACGAAGTTGCCCGTTATGATGAACGCCTCGGCTCCAGCCGGGACGCTAAAAGACTGTGTTGAGATCCTCGCCCATAAGCTCTCGGTGACGGTCAAATCGGTCAGATATCAATCTCCAGGCTGTGGCAAGCGTTTGCCAGACGGCGTCACTCTCACCGAATAGGAGCCACAGGCAGGGTCGTGAACTGTCCGAGAGTGGTCCCCAGATCCAAAGCTGTAGCCGCGACCTTGCCGCCGCTCACTTGGACGACCAGCGAGCCGTCGTAATCATCGAGGGCACCGCTGTTGAGCACTTGGGGGAACAGTTGCCAAATATATTCCGCGAAGTGTCCCGAGGCAAGCAGGCTGCGGGTCGCCGTGCCATTCGCCATTTGGTGACCATCCTTGTCCCTTAGGGACAGGCTGATGGTCACAGGTGCATTCTCAATATTCTGGATCGCAATACCAGAGTAGATGCCTGCAAGTTTTTTCCCACGCACCGGCACGATGAATCCGATAAGGGGCTGACTGGAACCAACTCCTGTTACTCCCAAGTCGGGCAGGTTAAACCGGACGAAGCCCGCCACCGTCCCATTCGAAGTGACCCGCACGCTGCCCTTCAAAAGGCTTCCCGATCCGTCCGTGGAGAGAGTGATCGTGCCGTGTGGCTGCAATTGGAAATCCTTATAGGTTATAGGGGGCGATCCCGAGATGCTCAGCGCCATGGGTTTGCCATCGTCATCAATAAACTCGGCACGGCCCGACGCCGTCGCTGTCTGGGATGGATTTGTAAGTATAAGCTCCGAGATAATGCCAGTCCCCGTTGCGAATTGGGAAGTGTAGAGAGTCTCGGTCTGGATCGCAGCTGGACAAGGTTGAGAGGTGGGCACCATGGCGCCCGAGTTATCGATCGACAACTTCACGCACTTCATGCCATCCGGCGACTTCAGAACGATCCCCTGACCGGGGGAGCCCACGTAGATGTCACCGTTTTGGACATGAAGCCGTGCGACCGGTGCGGTTGTTCCGATGCCAACGTTGGTGTCCGCAGCCGCACCATTCACACCGTTGATGCCGCCGAGAACCAGGCTATGGCTCTGCGTCACCTTGGCACGAGACCCAAGGGCAGTAGCATTGGTGATGCCTGCCACAATGTCAGCGTGGGCGCCCATGAGACTGTTGTCGCTCTCCGTGCTGCTGGAGAGACCCGTGCTGTAACCGAAGAAGGCATTGCGGGAGCCCGTGTTCGCATTCCAGGTGCCGAAGCCGGCGTTCCAGCCAAAGAAGGAATTACTGGAGCCCGTGGAGTTGAAATAGCCGGCGTCCCAGCCATAGAAAGAATTGCCGGAGCCCGTGGTGGTGTTGTAGCCGGCGTGCATGCCGAAGAATGAGTTGTCGACACCCGCGCTGTTAAAATGGCCGGCATCGCGACCGAAGAAAGAGTTGTGCCAGCCCGTCGTGTTGGAAAAGCCGGCACCTGCACCGAAGAAGGAGTTTTTGTACCCCGTGGTGTTGGAATAGCCAGTCCCATCCCCCAAAAAGGAGTTCCAGACACCCGTGGTGTTGGAATAGCCAGCCATCATGCCGAAGAAGGAGTTAGAGTCACCCGTGGTGTTGGACTGGCCGGCACCGAATCCAACTGCCGTAAGATCGAATCCTGTGGTGTTGGATTGACCCGCAGAGTTGCCGACAAAGGTGTTATGAAGGCCCGCGATGCTGAGAACAGCGCCAATTCCGGTTATCTTGAAGCCCGTGCTCGACTCGATATCCCCTGCTACGGTCAGCTTCGACGCCGGATTGGCCGTCCCAATGCCGATATTCCCGTTGACATCGATCATGCCCGAGTCGCCGATGCTGCCGTTGGCATCTACGAACTTGGCAATCCTATTAGGCGTCCCGGAACCGTTGATAACCGCATTCGCCTGCGTCGTGCCGGAGGATGCTGAAAAATTGATGGCCCTGGCTCCCTGATTCGTCTTCCGCCCCACCTCCTGGCGTGTACCTGCCTGCTCAACTAATTGCGCACGCGCGATTTCGGTCGCCTGCAGGCGGGCCAGATCTTCGTACAAGACAATCGCGGACAGCGGCTTTCCTCCCACTGTGTCCGCATCCGCTGCCTTCAAAGCATACGGAACCGCAACCAGGAGAACGCGTTGCTGTTCTTCCCACCCCTCGGGACGGACCCCAAGCCACTGAGCCATTGCAGTAGTGAAAAGCTCCAAGGGCAAGCCTGCCTTTTCCGAGGCCCCCAAGAATACCGTGTAGTGTCCTTGCTCATCCGCTTCTACCAGCTGACGCTCGCTCCACAGCGAATCACCGCCGTCCTGAGATGCGTAGAGCGCAAAAGTCACCACCACGGATCCCATGAGCGGCCTGCCAACGTAATCCTTCAGCACTCCGCTGAACTTGATCAAGCGAGGAGTAACTCCCTCGCCGGCCGCCATTGCTCCCGAGTTGACTTGTTGCCCTGCTGATGCCGCGGAAACGATGACAAACGCATTTATAACGATGACTGCCAGAAAAGTGCGTCTCATTCCAGTTTTCCTCCTTCGATCGGCAGTTGAGCTGCGCCTCATGGGCGAAGTACTCCCCTCCTATCGTCACCCAGCAAAACTTTGATTAGACTATGATTAGGGGTTGTGCCGATCAGGCAAAAAATTCACCAATCAGACAATCCACCTCCCGCATCGATAGGCACCCTCAAGATTTTACGTCATTATGATGAAATGGGATTTTGTTCGACAACAACGAAATCATGCCGCTCAGTCGGTTGAGGACCGTCTGCGCCAGAACATAGAGGTCATTAAATCCGCGTCTCATGTCCACAAATGCGAGAGCCATGATGACAGCGAACAGTCACATTCCCGGGGCTAACCAACGAAGTTTCCGACTCCTAAGCGGCCATTTTTAAAAGGATTATCCAGATTTTGAATGTCGGCCTGCTTTACATTTTACGGATAGCTAATAAGTCATGCTATTCCCATACTTCCAAGTAATTCGAAAGAGCACTTCAAATTGATTGTAAAGGGTGTTTACAACGGCACAAGTCCAAACGCGCGGTTTGACGAGCGGCAGTGTTTATAAACCTACCATAACGACTTCAATTGCAGTAGTTTGGAGGTGATGATGGAACATTGGCTCCGTTCTTGCTTGACTGGTGGCGTGTAAGATTATTTGGAGGGACCGAATGCGAAGATTCGTTGTCACCGTTGCACTGATGCTGCTGGTGTTCCTTATGATCAAGGGATCGGCGGCTGCCGACACCATTTATCCGTGGGTGGATAATACCAACCACTGGCCGGGCTACGGAAATTCAAACGA from the Terriglobia bacterium genome contains:
- a CDS encoding TIGR03790 family protein, with amino-acid sequence MRPIKLILPILLLAVAVQAQSPENVLLVLNESSPLSLEVGQYYAQKRGVPSQNILRIRTTLSDEISRDDFTLQIERPISAWLNRNSAQDRILYIVLTKGIPLRVAGTNGADGTVASVDSELTLLYRKLVGQQVPAAGRISNPYFLGDAPVGRASQFSHEAFDIFLVCRLDGYTSADIRALIDRGFAPSAEGKILLDQKGSPNDKGDSWLQVAADWLNANGFKDRAILDTGSNILREQNGVLGYYSWGSNDPAIRIRHFSLGFVPGALAAMFVSSDGRTFTEPPPDWQVGPWDDKSPKFAGSPQSLAGDLIRDGVTGVAAHVAEPYLEATIRPQILFPAYLSGFNLIESYYLAMPFLSWQTIIVGDPLCAPHRSRFLTGPQIDPGIDSGTELPRYFSERRLRFFSVPLFRQAAVLPDTVRLLLRAEVRMSKQDYAGAREALEDATARDSRLASAQLLLATIYDQDREYDKAFARYSKVVELAPDNPIALNNLAYALAVHRNSPQEALPLAEKAYSLAKGNPNIADTLGWICHLTGNDEKAGGLLQEAIQGAPQNAEVHLHMAVVSAALGKTERASVELALALELDPKLESLEDVKQLRLKLKKHEAASQKHPGHNRAHEDRFFDPWLFMNVWQR
- a CDS encoding CAAX prenyl protease-related protein — its product is MIRHPAIPYIAPFALFLFFLAIRGYLPHEYAVRVLVTTAVLLIFSRGVVSLRPLRPASSILAGVLVFAVWIGPDLIWPAYRQHWLFHNILTGAARSSLPENIRTDRLFLLFRIAGTVLLVPVIEELFWRGWLMRYLISPDFQKIRLGAYAALSFWLTAVLFASEHGPYWDVGLLAGIVYNWWMIRTGSLGDCILAHAITNGCLAAYVLAAGQWQYWL
- a CDS encoding fibronectin type III domain-containing protein, which codes for MVSLRQICRRSCKLVFATLLFCACSASALAVDITIAWDPNSEADLAGYKIYYGTASGVYGTPITIGTQTTYTITGLPPGTYYVAVTAYNTLGVESGFSNEVSTASSPPPTASKCDINNDGATNALDLQVMINAILGIQPLSGKGDLNGDGRVDVLDLQILGNVILGIRSCPL